A portion of the Thunnus albacares chromosome 23, fThuAlb1.1, whole genome shotgun sequence genome contains these proteins:
- the LOC122975216 gene encoding homeodomain-interacting protein kinase 1-like isoform X1, whose amino-acid sequence MEDTSSSSSCSDSDVFPIPSDYELVEFVGDGDYGIVAKCKHRDTGETVAIKVSRYGDAVAHEASILQDLMGQNLDQCNIVKFYDWYQINNTTGLVLELLGINLFDYMTEHSEDRLPLKDIRFIIQQLATALRALRSAGVIHSDLKPDNIMLVKDEEQLITVKLIDFGLAFRTCEAVVGACYQVAYYRAPEIMLGLPFTEAIDMWSLGVVMGQMMFGSLIFPWHSEYGQMKTICEILGQPADHLLDAGLKTKEFFIKNSCNQWTIMSHDQYWNKISIGNKMYPVGSLDDLKMLSEEIVNDAEAKEWTQCIELLKAMLRVDANERITPSEVLNHLFITQSYINETLQPAASEPGTSQARTDLMRTETATEADDSIQDTQSDGNTALARLNDMLSIENLMLDTEPAAAPGTTQDADATKGIQTVTTELDNTTLDDSERHERKKKNSFRRFLWMKRTFSCCCSVRVEE is encoded by the exons aTGGAGGACACCAGCAGCAGTTCATCCTGTAGTGATTCTGATGTATTCCCAATCCCCAGCGACTACGAGCTTGTTGAGTTTGTGGGAGATGGTGACTACGGAATAGTGGCAAAGTGCAAACACAGGGACACCGGTGAGACTGTGGCCATAAAAGTCTCGAGATATGGTGACGCTGTCGCACATGAG GCATCCATATTACAAGACCTCATGGGGCAAAATCTGGACCAGTGCAACATTGTTAAGTTCTATGACTGGTACCAGATCAACAACACCACTGGTCTGGTCTTGGAATTGCTGGGAATTAACCTGTTTGACTACATGACGGAGCACAGTGAGGACCGTCTTCCTCTGAAGGACATCAGATTCATCATCCAACAG TTGGCCACAGCACTAAGAGCATTAAGAAGTGCCGGAGTGATCCATTCGGATTTAAAACCAGACAATATCATGCTGGTGAAGGATGAGGAGCAGCTCATAACAGTGAAGCTGATCGACTTCGGCTTGGCGTTCCGCACATGTGAAGCTGTAGTGGGCGCTTGTTACCAAGTGGCTTATTACAG GGCTCCAGAGATTATGCTGGGACTCCCCTTCACTGAGGCCATTGACATGTGGTCTCTCGGCGTGGTGATGGGGCAGATGATGTTTGGTTCATTGATCTTCCCTTGGCACTCCGAGTATGGTCAG ATGAAGACTATCTGTGAGATCTTGGGTCAACCAGCAGACCATCTTTTAGATGCTGGTCTGAAAACAAAAGAGTTCTTCATCAAGAACTCTTGCAACCAGTGGACCATCATG TCACACGACCAGTACTGGAATAAAATCTCCATTGGCAACAAGATGTACCCCGTTGGCTCCCTGGATGATCTGAAAATG CTGAGTGAGGAGATAGTGAACGATGCAGAAGCTAAAGAATGGACGCAGTGCATTGAACTGCTGAAAGCAATGCTTCGAGTGGATGCTAATGAGAGGATCACTCCCAGTGAAGTCCTCAACCATCTATTTATCACCCAGAGCTACATCAATGAAActctacagccagcagccagtgaGCCCGGCACCAGCCAGGCCCGGACCGACTTAATGAGGACAGAGACTGCAACTGAGGCTGATGACAG tatcCAGGACACTCAGAGTGATGGAAATACTGCATTGGCTCGCCTCAATGACATGCTGAGTATTGAAAATCTAATGCTGGATACTGaacctgctgcagctcctggcACTACTCAGGACGCTGATGCCACCAAGGGGATCCAGACAGTCACCACAGAGCTGGATAACACCACATTAG ATGACAGCGAACGtcatgaaaggaagaaaaagaactCCTTCAGACGCTTCTTGTGGATGAAAAGGACCTTTAGCTGTTGTTGCTCTGTGAGAGTTGAGGAGTAA
- the LOC122975216 gene encoding homeodomain-interacting protein kinase 2-like isoform X2 produces MGQNLDQCNIVKFYDWYQINNTTGLVLELLGINLFDYMTEHSEDRLPLKDIRFIIQQLATALRALRSAGVIHSDLKPDNIMLVKDEEQLITVKLIDFGLAFRTCEAVVGACYQVAYYRAPEIMLGLPFTEAIDMWSLGVVMGQMMFGSLIFPWHSEYGQMKTICEILGQPADHLLDAGLKTKEFFIKNSCNQWTIMSHDQYWNKISIGNKMYPVGSLDDLKMLSEEIVNDAEAKEWTQCIELLKAMLRVDANERITPSEVLNHLFITQSYINETLQPAASEPGTSQARTDLMRTETATEADDSIQDTQSDGNTALARLNDMLSIENLMLDTEPAAAPGTTQDADATKGIQTVTTELDNTTLDDSERHERKKKNSFRRFLWMKRTFSCCCSVRVEE; encoded by the exons ATGGGGCAAAATCTGGACCAGTGCAACATTGTTAAGTTCTATGACTGGTACCAGATCAACAACACCACTGGTCTGGTCTTGGAATTGCTGGGAATTAACCTGTTTGACTACATGACGGAGCACAGTGAGGACCGTCTTCCTCTGAAGGACATCAGATTCATCATCCAACAG TTGGCCACAGCACTAAGAGCATTAAGAAGTGCCGGAGTGATCCATTCGGATTTAAAACCAGACAATATCATGCTGGTGAAGGATGAGGAGCAGCTCATAACAGTGAAGCTGATCGACTTCGGCTTGGCGTTCCGCACATGTGAAGCTGTAGTGGGCGCTTGTTACCAAGTGGCTTATTACAG GGCTCCAGAGATTATGCTGGGACTCCCCTTCACTGAGGCCATTGACATGTGGTCTCTCGGCGTGGTGATGGGGCAGATGATGTTTGGTTCATTGATCTTCCCTTGGCACTCCGAGTATGGTCAG ATGAAGACTATCTGTGAGATCTTGGGTCAACCAGCAGACCATCTTTTAGATGCTGGTCTGAAAACAAAAGAGTTCTTCATCAAGAACTCTTGCAACCAGTGGACCATCATG TCACACGACCAGTACTGGAATAAAATCTCCATTGGCAACAAGATGTACCCCGTTGGCTCCCTGGATGATCTGAAAATG CTGAGTGAGGAGATAGTGAACGATGCAGAAGCTAAAGAATGGACGCAGTGCATTGAACTGCTGAAAGCAATGCTTCGAGTGGATGCTAATGAGAGGATCACTCCCAGTGAAGTCCTCAACCATCTATTTATCACCCAGAGCTACATCAATGAAActctacagccagcagccagtgaGCCCGGCACCAGCCAGGCCCGGACCGACTTAATGAGGACAGAGACTGCAACTGAGGCTGATGACAG tatcCAGGACACTCAGAGTGATGGAAATACTGCATTGGCTCGCCTCAATGACATGCTGAGTATTGAAAATCTAATGCTGGATACTGaacctgctgcagctcctggcACTACTCAGGACGCTGATGCCACCAAGGGGATCCAGACAGTCACCACAGAGCTGGATAACACCACATTAG ATGACAGCGAACGtcatgaaaggaagaaaaagaactCCTTCAGACGCTTCTTGTGGATGAAAAGGACCTTTAGCTGTTGTTGCTCTGTGAGAGTTGAGGAGTAA